From Candidatus Eisenbacteria bacterium, the proteins below share one genomic window:
- a CDS encoding tetratricopeptide repeat protein — translation DPEQEFFTDGMTDELITHLGRVQPKRLGVIARTSAMRYKKTERSAEEIGRELGVEYLLEGSVRRAGDRVRITTQLVQVADQSHLWAETYDRPMQDIFDLQEEVARSVAKALELELVRSRESTVSPPDTTAGEAYEAYLRGRFYWSQRTPESLRLAVDWFQRAIAIDPGFARAYAGLADTLNVRVTYMMIPPDPAYETAEAAARRAIDLDPTLAEGYASLASILTHRRLLDAARPLYERALEIDPNYLPALYWFAVHLVGTGYPDEASVMAGRALQTDPLSPTAEIVQGNVHFFAGRRREALVHYRRGIDLEPKMPWLHMRAALCRASMGACPEALADLESVTEFTHSLETQSARVYLLGKLGRRDEARALLERILERARWEYVSWEHFAYAYAGLGDRDALLDVLAKAPKVGTLSRLFLMLDPAFDPYRKDPRFESVLPAPPQARAGTGAPAL, via the coding sequence GACCCCGAGCAGGAGTTCTTCACGGACGGCATGACCGACGAGCTGATCACGCACCTGGGCCGCGTCCAGCCGAAGCGCCTGGGTGTCATCGCCCGCACTTCGGCCATGCGCTACAAGAAGACGGAGCGAAGCGCCGAGGAGATCGGCCGCGAGCTGGGGGTCGAGTACCTGCTCGAAGGAAGCGTGCGGCGCGCGGGGGACCGGGTCCGCATCACGACGCAGCTCGTCCAGGTCGCGGACCAGAGCCACCTCTGGGCCGAGACCTACGATCGGCCGATGCAGGACATCTTCGATCTGCAGGAAGAGGTCGCCCGGTCCGTGGCGAAGGCGCTCGAGCTGGAGTTGGTCCGTTCCCGCGAATCGACGGTATCCCCGCCGGACACGACGGCGGGGGAGGCCTACGAGGCCTATCTCCGCGGCCGCTTCTACTGGAGCCAGCGCACGCCCGAGTCGCTGCGTCTCGCGGTGGACTGGTTCCAGCGAGCGATCGCGATCGATCCGGGCTTCGCGCGCGCCTACGCGGGGCTCGCGGACACGCTGAACGTCCGGGTCACGTACATGATGATCCCCCCGGACCCTGCCTACGAGACGGCGGAGGCCGCGGCCCGCCGCGCCATCGACCTGGACCCTACCCTCGCGGAAGGATACGCCTCGCTCGCGAGCATCCTGACGCACCGGCGGCTCCTCGATGCGGCGAGGCCGCTCTACGAGCGCGCGCTCGAGATCGATCCCAACTACCTGCCCGCGCTCTACTGGTTCGCGGTCCATCTCGTCGGCACCGGCTACCCGGACGAGGCGAGCGTCATGGCGGGACGGGCGCTGCAGACCGATCCCCTGTCTCCAACCGCCGAGATCGTCCAGGGGAACGTGCACTTCTTCGCCGGGCGGCGTCGCGAGGCATTGGTCCACTACCGGCGGGGGATCGACCTGGAACCGAAGATGCCCTGGCTTCACATGAGGGCGGCCCTGTGCCGTGCCTCGATGGGAGCGTGTCCGGAAGCGCTCGCCGACCTCGAGTCGGTCACCGAGTTCACCCATTCGCTCGAGACCCAGTCCGCGCGCGTCTATCTGCTGGGGAAGCTCGGACGCAGGGACGAAGCGCGTGCGCTCCTGGAACGGATCCTCGAGCGCGCCCGGTGGGAGTACGTTTCCTGGGAGCACTTCGCGTACGCGTACGCGGGCCTGGGCGACCGCGACGCATTGCTCGACGTTCTCGCGAAGGCCCCGAAGGTCGGAACCCTGAGCCGGCTCTTCCTGATGCTCGATCCCGCGTTCGATCCCTACCGCAAGGACCCTCGCTTCGAGTCCGTCCTGCCCGCGCCGCCCCAGGCCAGGGCGGGCACCGGCGCTCCGGCGCTCTGA
- a CDS encoding TerB family tellurite resistance protein: protein MSIWKFLGIEGNARDPGSGKEGEAVRAIVKRLEGLDPERARHIAAFAYILGRVAHVDLEISDGEARAMERILVALGGIAEDEATLVVQIAKTQHVLFGATENYVVTRDFGRTAAGEEKAALLECLFAVSASDEDVSGDEENEIRKIARELDMSHSEFIEARMKFREHIAALKGMDRPPT, encoded by the coding sequence ATGTCCATCTGGAAGTTCCTGGGAATCGAGGGGAACGCTCGCGATCCTGGTTCCGGCAAGGAGGGCGAAGCGGTCCGGGCGATCGTGAAGCGGCTCGAGGGGCTCGATCCGGAGCGCGCGCGGCACATCGCCGCCTTCGCGTACATCCTGGGGCGCGTCGCGCACGTGGACCTCGAGATCAGCGACGGCGAAGCCCGCGCCATGGAGCGGATCCTCGTCGCGCTCGGCGGCATCGCGGAGGACGAGGCGACCCTCGTGGTCCAGATCGCGAAGACACAGCACGTCCTCTTCGGCGCGACGGAGAACTACGTCGTCACCCGTGACTTCGGGCGCACCGCCGCCGGCGAGGAGAAGGCGGCGCTCCTCGAGTGCCTCTTCGCCGTCTCCGCCTCGGACGAAGACGTCTCCGGAGACGAGGAGAACGAGATCCGGAAGATCGCGCGCGAGCTCGACATGAGCCACTCGGAGTTCATCGAGGCGCGGATGAAGTTCCGGGAGCACATCGCGGCGCTCAAGGGGATGGATCGCCCGCCAACGTGA
- a CDS encoding DUF6600 domain-containing protein, translating into MRHRSISIVLLAPVLAALLAGCGGTRRAQDPGTEPPSVSPTIPRADLTPFRDALEPYGEWIESRDLGTVWVPHATPAGWRPYTTGRWLSTNHGWMWLGEEPWAWAAYHYGRWVRDDDLGWVWRAGNTWAPAWVAWRHGQGYVGWAPLAPGTDWMREASRASADGLSRDVDPFAWSFVRVRDFSSTSLTSKIPPVGRNPTLLSLTRASGRYVDSGARVAERGFSESGAVERPVRLRVVDATAHRQNRAAIVHGSTIEVYRPEALKGEAAPGRSSLSQRPSGGRGPDLAARERREQDRLDERMAQERERLRREQERELRQRPESISEDNLLRRQKKEVEAQEEFEKRERAMFTHRRERIRTSADGGSP; encoded by the coding sequence ATGAGGCATCGGTCGATCTCAATCGTGCTGCTCGCGCCGGTTCTCGCGGCGCTGCTCGCCGGCTGCGGCGGGACACGCCGCGCCCAGGACCCCGGCACCGAGCCTCCCTCGGTCTCTCCGACGATTCCCCGCGCCGATCTCACTCCCTTTCGAGACGCGCTGGAGCCGTATGGCGAATGGATCGAATCGCGCGATCTCGGCACCGTGTGGGTGCCGCATGCGACTCCCGCCGGTTGGCGCCCCTACACGACCGGCCGATGGCTCTCCACGAACCACGGATGGATGTGGCTCGGGGAGGAGCCGTGGGCATGGGCCGCCTACCACTACGGACGATGGGTCCGAGACGACGATCTTGGTTGGGTGTGGCGCGCCGGGAACACGTGGGCGCCCGCCTGGGTGGCGTGGCGGCATGGCCAGGGATACGTCGGTTGGGCCCCTTTGGCGCCCGGAACGGACTGGATGCGCGAAGCCTCCCGTGCGAGCGCGGACGGGCTGAGCCGCGATGTGGATCCCTTCGCCTGGTCCTTCGTCCGCGTTCGCGACTTCAGCTCCACTTCCCTGACGTCCAAGATCCCTCCCGTGGGTCGGAATCCAACGCTCCTTTCCCTCACGCGCGCGTCCGGACGGTACGTGGATTCCGGGGCGCGTGTGGCCGAGCGCGGTTTCTCGGAGTCGGGGGCGGTGGAGCGGCCGGTGCGCTTGCGTGTCGTGGATGCGACGGCGCACCGGCAGAACCGCGCCGCGATCGTGCATGGCTCGACGATCGAGGTCTACCGCCCCGAGGCATTGAAGGGTGAAGCGGCGCCCGGGCGGTCTTCCCTGTCCCAGCGACCCAGCGGGGGCCGGGGGCCGGACCTGGCCGCGCGGGAGCGCCGGGAACAGGACCGCCTCGACGAGCGCATGGCGCAGGAGAGGGAACGGCTGCGGCGCGAGCAGGAACGGGAACTCAGGCAGCGCCCCGAGTCCATCTCCGAGGACAACCTTCTCCGGCGTCAGAAGAAGGAGGTCGAGGCGCAGGAGGAGTTCGAGAAGCGGGAGCGAGCGATGTTCACGCACCGGCGGGAGCGGATTCGCACGTCCGCCGACGGCGGGTCGCCGTAG
- a CDS encoding SIMPL domain-containing protein (The SIMPL domain is named for its presence in mouse protein SIMPL (signalling molecule that associates with mouse pelle-like kinase). Bacterial member BP26, from Brucella, was shown to assemble into a channel-like structure, while YggE from E. coli has been associated with resistance to oxidative stress.) — translation MHIDPPRSRSVAWEWILLALSIAFAGWFVGHGIYNVRTADRFVTVKGVSEREVKADLALWPIQFAVTDDHMATAQARINENIAKVTAFLATGGIDSSEVSLSGLRVTDVFANPYNPPNRVGNRFIIEQTVLVRTQRPELVDAASRRVGELVQAGVALSSGREWGVSGPTYIFRKLNDLKPGMIAEATAEARKAALEFAKNSKSRLGGIHRANQGVFVILPRDAAAEGGPGMPEQNQMYKIVRVVTTVEYLLRG, via the coding sequence ATGCACATCGACCCGCCGCGTTCCCGGTCCGTTGCGTGGGAGTGGATCCTCCTCGCGCTCTCCATCGCGTTCGCGGGCTGGTTCGTCGGACACGGCATCTACAACGTGCGCACGGCCGACCGGTTCGTGACGGTGAAGGGAGTGTCCGAGCGGGAGGTCAAGGCCGACCTGGCCCTCTGGCCGATCCAGTTCGCCGTGACGGACGACCACATGGCGACGGCGCAGGCGCGCATCAATGAGAACATCGCCAAGGTGACGGCGTTCCTTGCGACGGGAGGAATCGACTCCTCCGAGGTGAGCCTCTCGGGCCTTCGCGTCACCGACGTGTTCGCCAACCCGTACAACCCCCCGAACCGCGTCGGAAACCGGTTCATCATCGAGCAGACGGTGCTGGTGCGGACGCAGCGTCCGGAACTCGTCGACGCGGCGAGCCGTCGGGTGGGGGAGCTGGTTCAGGCGGGGGTGGCGCTCTCCTCGGGGCGCGAGTGGGGAGTCAGCGGTCCCACGTACATCTTCCGGAAGCTGAACGACCTGAAGCCCGGGATGATCGCGGAAGCGACGGCCGAAGCCCGCAAGGCGGCCCTCGAGTTCGCGAAGAACTCGAAGAGCCGCCTGGGCGGCATCCACCGCGCGAATCAGGGTGTGTTCGTCATCCTTCCGCGAGATGCCGCAGCGGAAGGCGGGCCGGGCATGCCCGAGCAGAATCAGATGTACAAGATCGTCCGCGTCGTCACGACGGTCGAATACCTGCTGAGAGGCTGA
- a CDS encoding OmpA family protein, producing the protein MLRVRMLRVLAIAVLAGLSIPPAALAEVRGIHVNITPFGGYREWANEANLDSKALFGGKLGVMFGRYIGVEGHYSWMSSETKFGTGDSLFLPNPAPETPNASLDVQGYGVDLVVNLPLGSRVSPYIFGGWHEEKVTSDGPGVETFLNGPEFGGGVKIRVGSRTALVGEVRDQLWAFDASVPDPPGEDNLHNLVYSGGLQVSLGGEAGADADNDGVEDSKDACPNTPVGALVDVRGCPLDADRDNVPDGIDQCPNTPQGATVDARGCPSDADNDGVPDGIDQCPATPGGTQVDARGCPADADLDGVPDGVDQCANTPAGARVDARGCPTDADQDGVPDGIDQCPNTPAGTQVDARGCSADSDSDGVMDDKDLCPNTQAGVQVDAQGCPIELTEREVELLDKGVITARDIHFQTAKWDILPESRPILDEIGKILIQWPQLRIEIGGHADSRGSDSYNMDLTQKRSQSVLDYLLTNFPQIKREQYTARGYGERVPVASNRTVEGMARNRRVEFKVLNTEELTKERERRRLLKRGE; encoded by the coding sequence ATGCTTCGAGTACGGATGCTCCGCGTTCTGGCGATCGCGGTCCTGGCTGGACTCTCCATACCTCCCGCGGCTCTCGCCGAGGTCCGGGGAATCCACGTCAACATCACGCCCTTCGGCGGTTATCGCGAATGGGCGAACGAAGCCAATCTGGACAGCAAGGCGCTCTTTGGCGGCAAGCTCGGCGTGATGTTCGGGCGCTACATCGGTGTCGAGGGCCATTACAGCTGGATGTCCAGCGAAACGAAGTTCGGCACCGGCGATTCGCTCTTCCTGCCGAATCCCGCCCCGGAAACTCCCAACGCGAGCCTCGACGTGCAGGGTTATGGCGTCGATCTCGTCGTGAACCTTCCGCTCGGATCCAGAGTGAGTCCCTACATCTTCGGCGGCTGGCATGAAGAGAAGGTCACGAGCGATGGCCCCGGCGTGGAGACATTCCTCAACGGACCCGAATTCGGCGGAGGCGTGAAGATCCGCGTGGGCTCGCGGACGGCGCTGGTCGGCGAGGTCCGCGATCAGCTCTGGGCGTTCGACGCGTCCGTGCCGGACCCTCCGGGAGAGGACAACCTGCACAATCTCGTCTACAGCGGCGGACTTCAGGTGTCCCTGGGCGGCGAGGCCGGCGCCGATGCGGACAATGACGGTGTCGAGGACAGCAAGGACGCCTGCCCGAACACGCCTGTCGGAGCGCTCGTGGACGTGCGCGGCTGTCCGCTGGACGCGGACCGCGACAACGTCCCGGACGGGATCGATCAGTGTCCGAACACGCCGCAAGGCGCCACCGTGGACGCCCGCGGCTGTCCGAGCGACGCCGACAACGACGGCGTTCCGGACGGCATCGACCAGTGCCCCGCGACGCCCGGCGGCACCCAGGTGGACGCCAGGGGCTGCCCCGCGGACGCGGACCTGGATGGCGTGCCCGACGGAGTGGATCAGTGCGCGAACACCCCGGCAGGCGCCCGCGTCGATGCGCGCGGCTGCCCGACGGATGCGGACCAGGACGGGGTTCCGGATGGAATCGACCAGTGTCCGAACACGCCGGCCGGAACGCAGGTCGACGCCCGCGGCTGCTCGGCGGACTCGGACAGTGACGGCGTGATGGACGACAAGGATCTCTGTCCCAATACCCAGGCGGGCGTCCAGGTGGACGCGCAGGGCTGTCCGATCGAGCTGACCGAGCGCGAGGTGGAGCTGCTCGACAAGGGCGTGATCACGGCGCGCGACATCCACTTCCAGACCGCGAAGTGGGACATCCTGCCCGAGTCGCGTCCGATCCTCGACGAGATCGGGAAGATCCTCATCCAGTGGCCGCAGCTCCGGATCGAGATCGGCGGACACGCGGACTCGAGGGGTTCGGATTCGTACAACATGGATCTCACGCAGAAGAGATCGCAGTCGGTGCTGGATTACCTGCTGACCAACTTCCCGCAGATCAAGCGGGAACAGTACACCGCCCGCGGCTATGGAGAGAGGGTGCCGGTCGCGAGCAATCGCACCGTCGAGGGAATGGCCAGGAATCGCCGCGTGGAGTTCAAGGTGCTCAACACCGAAGAGCTCACCAAGGAACGGGAGCGTCGCCGCCTGCTGAAACGGGGGGAGTAG
- a CDS encoding NAD(P)-dependent oxidoreductase, which produces MIQDSKEAREASPESRTVLLTGASGFIGSRIARRLRVEGWRVRAIVRAQDPSPDLTGVEQVVGDFADPAVARDAGKGMSVVIHSAATAGPDRESAMRVNVGGTASIAAAALANGSDRFVQISTASVYRTDGLAVIDEESPLLGADADPYGATKAEADRVVLEHSRRDGLGATILRLGAVLGVHPTSTWGVKVPNRIRTEPELVLRPRARTMPWVHVEDVVDAVLLTLASEAAIGRVYNLMDEHNTWGDYVDRVRSWFGMGPQPEPEGVPRPWTGRFEAGRIRTELGYAFRLGYEQGMEEAADYWRARLVTTGTV; this is translated from the coding sequence ATGATCCAGGACTCGAAGGAAGCGCGCGAAGCCTCGCCGGAGAGCCGCACCGTGCTCTTGACCGGCGCGTCCGGTTTCATCGGGAGCCGCATCGCTCGGCGCCTGCGCGTGGAAGGCTGGCGGGTCCGCGCCATCGTGCGGGCGCAGGATCCGTCTCCCGATCTGACCGGCGTGGAGCAGGTCGTCGGCGACTTCGCCGATCCGGCGGTCGCGCGCGACGCGGGCAAGGGCATGAGCGTCGTCATCCACAGCGCCGCGACGGCGGGTCCGGATCGCGAGAGCGCCATGCGCGTGAACGTGGGCGGAACGGCGTCGATCGCCGCGGCCGCGCTCGCGAACGGCTCCGATCGCTTCGTCCAGATCTCGACGGCATCGGTGTACCGCACGGACGGCCTCGCCGTGATCGACGAGGAGTCCCCGCTCCTGGGAGCGGACGCGGATCCGTACGGGGCGACGAAGGCCGAGGCGGACCGCGTGGTGCTCGAGCACTCGCGACGCGACGGACTCGGAGCCACGATCCTGCGCCTGGGCGCCGTCCTCGGCGTGCATCCGACGTCGACGTGGGGCGTCAAGGTCCCGAACCGTATCCGCACCGAGCCGGAGCTCGTCCTGAGACCGCGCGCGCGCACCATGCCCTGGGTGCACGTGGAGGACGTCGTCGATGCCGTGCTCCTCACGCTGGCTTCCGAGGCCGCGATCGGCCGCGTGTACAACCTCATGGACGAGCACAACACCTGGGGCGACTACGTGGATCGCGTCCGCTCGTGGTTCGGGATGGGCCCGCAGCCCGAGCCGGAGGGAGTGCCGCGCCCGTGGACGGGAAGGTTCGAAGCCGGTCGAATTCGCACGGAGCTGGGGTACGCGTTTCGCCTCGGGTACGAGCAGGGGATGGAAGAGGCCGCAGACTACTGGAGGGCACGCCTTGTCACGACCGGAACCGTCTGA
- a CDS encoding DinB family protein, producing the protein MSRPEPSEYNTYYGRYISLVPDGPIVARLREQIVETLAVLRALPESRGEHRYAPGKWSIKEIVGHVCDAERVFGYRALRIGRGDETPLPGFEQDDYVRNGGFSSRTLRHLLDELEAVRRGTVLLLEGLDETAMKRHGTASGFPVSVRALAYITAGHELHHLKVLRERYLT; encoded by the coding sequence TTGTCACGACCGGAACCGTCTGAGTACAACACCTACTACGGCCGTTACATCTCACTCGTGCCCGACGGACCCATCGTCGCGAGGCTTCGCGAGCAGATCGTGGAGACGCTCGCGGTGCTGAGAGCGCTCCCCGAGTCTCGTGGGGAGCACCGCTACGCGCCCGGGAAATGGAGCATCAAGGAGATCGTGGGCCATGTCTGCGACGCGGAGCGGGTGTTCGGCTACCGCGCGCTACGGATCGGACGCGGGGACGAGACGCCGCTCCCGGGCTTCGAGCAGGACGACTATGTGCGAAACGGGGGCTTCTCCTCGCGGACGCTCCGCCATCTCCTCGACGAGCTCGAAGCGGTCCGGCGCGGGACCGTGCTCCTCCTCGAGGGCCTCGACGAGACCGCGATGAAGCGCCACGGCACCGCCTCGGGCTTCCCCGTGAGCGTGCGCGCGCTCGCGTACATCACGGCGGGGCACGAGCTCCATCACCTCAAGGTGCTTCGGGAGCGCTACCTCACCTGA
- a CDS encoding EamA family transporter → MKTIETTTIPTAATAPHAGADRNGPAQIAAFLGMTLIWGSTFLVIRLGNEAMPPMWGAAVRLAIAAAILGAIAFAIRAPWPRGASRRAIAWYGFLNFGLNFVFIYWGELTVASGVAATVFATSPFLTGLLAGWRGLQPLDRTQLLAAGIGLVGVGLIFSGELAMGAPVLALSAILGAVLVSTYGSILLKEVPPHSSFVVNAMGCTIGLAVCLLASFLMGEERALPRTWAAWGPLLYLVLAGNLGAYVLYTWLLSQWKVTRVHAIALAIPVVAVVLGALVRGESPAPLTYPGALLVLAGTGITLLHERR, encoded by the coding sequence GTGAAAACGATCGAAACCACCACCATTCCGACGGCCGCGACCGCGCCACACGCCGGAGCCGATCGGAACGGACCCGCCCAGATCGCGGCGTTCCTCGGGATGACCCTCATCTGGGGCAGCACGTTCCTCGTGATCCGGCTCGGGAACGAGGCGATGCCTCCGATGTGGGGCGCCGCGGTCCGCCTCGCCATCGCGGCCGCCATCCTGGGGGCGATCGCCTTCGCGATCCGGGCGCCGTGGCCCCGAGGAGCCTCGCGGCGCGCGATCGCGTGGTACGGCTTCCTCAACTTCGGACTCAACTTCGTCTTCATCTACTGGGGCGAGCTGACGGTGGCGAGCGGCGTCGCGGCCACGGTATTCGCCACGTCGCCGTTCCTGACCGGACTTCTCGCGGGCTGGCGGGGTCTTCAGCCCCTGGATCGGACGCAGCTCCTCGCGGCGGGAATCGGGCTCGTCGGGGTGGGTCTCATCTTCTCGGGTGAGCTCGCGATGGGCGCCCCGGTCCTGGCGCTCTCGGCGATCCTCGGCGCGGTCCTCGTCTCCACCTACGGAAGCATCCTGTTGAAGGAAGTGCCTCCGCACTCCTCCTTCGTCGTCAACGCCATGGGTTGCACGATCGGGCTCGCGGTCTGCCTACTCGCCAGTTTCCTCATGGGCGAGGAGCGTGCGCTTCCCCGCACCTGGGCCGCGTGGGGACCGCTCCTCTATCTCGTCCTCGCGGGCAACCTCGGCGCGTACGTCCTCTACACGTGGCTCCTGTCCCAGTGGAAGGTGACGCGCGTGCATGCGATCGCGCTCGCGATCCCCGTCGTGGCCGTCGTGCTGGGAGCCCTGGTGCGCGGCGAGTCCCCCGCGCCGCTCACCTATCCGGGCGCGCTCCTCGTGCTCGCGGGAACGGGAATCACACTGCTCCACGAGCGCCGTTGA
- the ispG gene encoding flavodoxin-dependent (E)-4-hydroxy-3-methylbut-2-enyl-diphosphate synthase, producing MPRITFQTRPKQVDPTRPRRASVPVTIGSVTLGGGRPVLVQSMTNTDTAEAAATADQVVALAEAGSELVRVTVNTPEAAKAVPEIARRVRDRGYGVPLVGDFHFSGHLLLTEYPECARALDKYRINPGNVGAGKRHDEHFRRIIEVAVANGKPVRIGVNWGSLDRELLTSLMDENARRAEPWEDRLVTLEAMFQSAVRSAALAEEFGQPHDRIVLSAKVSGVRDLLDIYRRLATETDFPLHLGLTEAGMGMKGVVASTAGLSTLLLEGIGDTIRVSLTPQPGGDRREEVWVCQQILQSLDLRHFQPQVTSCPGCGRTTSSFFQELAERVGVRLRERMPEWRARYPGVEELKVAVMGCVVNGPGESRHADIGISLPGTAEDPKAPVFIDGELRTTLSGPRIAEEFLALVEEYVSRRYAHETVPPAPA from the coding sequence ATGCCCCGGATCACGTTTCAGACACGCCCGAAGCAGGTCGATCCCACCCGCCCGCGCCGCGCTTCCGTTCCCGTCACGATCGGATCCGTGACCCTCGGCGGCGGCCGGCCCGTGCTCGTCCAGTCCATGACGAACACCGATACGGCCGAGGCGGCGGCGACGGCGGACCAGGTGGTCGCGCTGGCGGAGGCGGGCTCCGAGCTGGTCCGGGTCACGGTGAACACTCCCGAAGCGGCGAAGGCGGTTCCCGAGATCGCCCGGCGCGTGCGCGACCGCGGCTACGGCGTGCCCCTGGTGGGCGACTTCCACTTCAGCGGGCACCTCCTGCTCACCGAATACCCCGAGTGCGCGCGCGCCCTCGACAAGTACCGGATCAACCCGGGGAACGTCGGCGCCGGGAAGCGCCACGACGAGCACTTCCGGCGAATCATCGAAGTGGCCGTCGCGAATGGAAAGCCCGTGCGAATCGGCGTGAACTGGGGATCGCTCGACCGCGAGCTCCTCACCTCGCTCATGGACGAGAACGCGCGGCGCGCCGAGCCGTGGGAAGACCGGCTCGTCACCCTCGAAGCCATGTTCCAGAGCGCGGTCCGTTCCGCCGCGCTCGCGGAGGAGTTCGGCCAGCCGCACGACCGGATCGTGCTCTCGGCGAAGGTCTCGGGCGTCCGGGATCTCCTCGACATCTACCGCCGGCTCGCGACCGAGACGGACTTCCCGCTCCATCTCGGACTCACGGAGGCGGGCATGGGCATGAAGGGCGTGGTGGCGTCCACCGCGGGGCTCTCCACGCTCCTTCTCGAAGGGATCGGCGACACGATCCGCGTGAGCCTCACCCCCCAGCCCGGAGGAGACCGGCGCGAGGAGGTGTGGGTCTGCCAGCAGATCCTCCAGTCGCTCGATCTCCGTCACTTCCAGCCCCAGGTCACCTCCTGCCCCGGGTGCGGACGGACCACGAGCAGCTTCTTCCAGGAGCTTGCGGAGCGCGTGGGCGTGCGGCTCCGAGAGCGGATGCCGGAGTGGCGCGCGCGCTATCCGGGCGTCGAGGAGCTGAAGGTCGCGGTGATGGGATGCGTGGTGAACGGACCCGGGGAGTCGCGCCATGCGGACATCGGGATCTCGCTGCCGGGAACCGCGGAGGATCCCAAGGCTCCCGTCTTCATCGATGGAGAGCTCCGGACGACGCTCTCGGGTCCCCGCATCGCGGAGGAGTTCCTGGCTCTCGTCGAGGAATATGTCTCGAGGCGCTACGCGCACGAGACCGTTCCGCCCGCACCGGCCTGA